The genomic DNA AACTTCTCCCCGACATAGATTTCAAGAAACATCCCCATCAGATCACATGGGAGGAGGCGGACCGCATCGTCAAAGCATTCAGAAAGATGAAATGGATAGCACCTTCTACCGAAGGCATATATCCAATAGGTGAGGAACAGATCCGTACATCGATGAAGAATATACTCGACCCGGAATTCCTTGAAGTAGTGGAACGGAAACCGTCGGTCTTCAGGGGAGGTATACCGTTTATCGTGGAGGTGGCTCTTGCCTACGGCGGGTCTGCGGGAAGACGTGTGGCCGGCAGGTCAACGAGCGATATAATGAGGTTTGCTAACAGAGTGCCTTTGCTCTTCGATGCTGGCGGTTGCGGTATCACCGAAGCGGTCCGGTCCATAGATTGGAAACGGTACGGTCTGAAGAATTTCGATGAACTGCCAGTAGCGGTTCTGGTCAACGTTTCATCCGTCCATATACCTTACACAGGTGCGGGTAAACAGGCACTGTCCTCCGAGGATGAGATAATCGGCGAGATCAGGAATGCGTTGATGGAATGCGCGCGTAAACTGCAGAGACATCTCCAGGGTAAGATAAGGGAAAGGGAAAGGGCAACGAGAAAACGCGCGGTCAGCAAGTACGTTAATCAACTGGCTTCCGACCTGTCCGAGTTGGCAGGATGTCCTGATAAGAGGGATTGGATAGTGCAACAACTTAACGAGATCATCGAAGAGAAGTACGGAGGTACCCGTGCTAAGATGATCGCTAAGAAGGAGGACGGTGAAGAGGTTCTTCTCGATGAAGAAACAGGTTAGAATGAAATGTGTCAGAAAGGTGATGTGTAATGGGTTACGATAATCCCGTTGTTAAAAAGCTCGAGGATTTGGGTAAACAGATGCTCGACGAGATCAGGAACAACGAATCGCCCAGTTTTGTTACCGGGTTGAGGTCCAGGAGTAACGTGTTCTACGACGAGGCAACAGGTGTGATCAGGTTGGGTGATAAAAAGGAGGAAAGAACGTTTGTCAACGTTGCCCAGGCAAGGAGGTTTATGCAGACGGTCGCCATCGCTAACAAATGTAAGAAGTTTTTGGAAGAGGGACTCCATACCAGTATCAGAGGGTTGTTCTACCAACTTAAGTTTTCCCTAGGCGAAGATGTTGAGGAGGAACTGTTCAGTGATCAGAGCGAGTCCAACCCGTTGATTGAGGACCTTGAACTCGCACTCAACGTCAAACGTGAAGACCTTAACCTCAGCACCGCTAGAAAAGGTGTGGTTGCCGGTCCGATGGTACTCAGGGATCGGTTCGCGGGTGAAGAGATAGAGATCGACCTAACTAAACAGGGTAGGTCTGGTTGGATGATACCTTCAGATGTCGATAACGGTATGAAGATCGAAAGTATAGATGCTGAATGGGTGCTGGTCGTGGAAAAGGATGCGATATGGCAGAGACTTAACGAGGACAAGTTCTGGAAAAAGGAGAACTGCATCCTTCTGTCACCGCAGGGACAGGCGTCGCGCGGAGCGCGACGCCTGCTTCGTAAACTGGCAGACATGGGTCTGCCGGTCATCGCATTCACGGATTGCGATGCATGGGGATGGTACATATACTGGACGATAAAAACGGGTTCCATGAACCTTGCCTATCTGGGAACCCATGTGGCTGTACCTGAGGCGCGGTTTGTCGGTGTGACCATGCAGGACCTCAACGATTACGATTTTCTGAAGAATCTTACCATCAAAGCTAAAGATGTGGACATAAAACGTGCTCAGGACATGCTTTCTTATCCGTGGATCAATAGACATAAGGAATGGGTGAAAGAACTTAAGACGGTTATAAAGACTAAGAAGAAACTCGAACAGGATGCTTTACAGGGTCCGAAACTCTCATTCATCGGCGATTACCTCCGCGAGAAGATATCTGAGAATAAACTGTTGCCGTAAACGCAGACACGCAACAAAAACACAGTAGAATTAACTTAAGTTAAATTGCGATTTGATTAAGTTGACTTAAATAAAATCGAAATTTAGTTAAGTAGTTAGCCGGAAATCAGGAACGTTGCCGGGAGGATGAGCGGATCCGCCCTCCAGTACCTATCATCCGCCTTTATGATGAAGGAGTAGTCGAGCAACCTCTTCAATGCCGTGTTTAAACTGTTCGGGTTGATACGTTTTCTCAGGTCTCTGTTTACGTAAGCATTCAGTTCGGACCATGACACCCCGTTTGCGTTACGTATTATTGCTATGTAGAGTTTTCTGTTCCTGAGTCTTCTTAGAAAACTGTCCAGTTCGGATGCAACGACGCGGATGGCCAGTTCTCTTGTAGATTCAAACGCGTTCCTTTTTTTCAGAACACCTCTTTCGTAACCGTACAGAGTGAGCCAACCGATGAGTCCATCCAGTTCATCGACTACCCTGTCTATTTCCTTTTCCGATACTTTCATGTTAATCTGTTTAAAACCTTCTTTGAGGTATTCCTGTGAACGTGAGCGGTCTAACCTCTTCAGAATAACCTTGGTTATCCTCCTGCCGAAAAGCGGATGTTGCGGGTCCTTCTCTCCGGTTACGTGTTCCAAAAGTCCGACTTCACTACCAGAAAGGATGAA from Candidatus Micrarchaeota archaeon includes the following:
- a CDS encoding DNA topoisomerase IV subunit A yields the protein MGYDNPVVKKLEDLGKQMLDEIRNNESPSFVTGLRSRSNVFYDEATGVIRLGDKKEERTFVNVAQARRFMQTVAIANKCKKFLEEGLHTSIRGLFYQLKFSLGEDVEEELFSDQSESNPLIEDLELALNVKREDLNLSTARKGVVAGPMVLRDRFAGEEIEIDLTKQGRSGWMIPSDVDNGMKIESIDAEWVLVVEKDAIWQRLNEDKFWKKENCILLSPQGQASRGARRLLRKLADMGLPVIAFTDCDAWGWYIYWTIKTGSMNLAYLGTHVAVPEARFVGVTMQDLNDYDFLKNLTIKAKDVDIKRAQDMLSYPWINRHKEWVKELKTVIKTKKKLEQDALQGPKLSFIGDYLREKISENKLLP
- a CDS encoding ATP-binding protein → MYFTIEPKSRKEDLFNYEEEYATVKKALKAGERIIVIVGVRRVGKTSLMNVVYNEIKGLKLWIDGRIVISPKKEVPSAIYEVAKNGKDKVFGRIEGLTFSIMGIGLDVRVNKRSFTTMERTIRNAGRITVFIDEAQRMDPYELADILSYFYDRVPNVRFILSGSEVGLLEHVTGEKDPQHPLFGRRITKVILKRLDRSRSQEYLKEGFKQINMKVSEKEIDRVVDELDGLIGWLTLYGYERGVLKKRNAFESTRELAIRVVASELDSFLRRLRNRKLYIAIIRNANGVSWSELNAYVNRDLRKRINPNSLNTALKRLLDYSFIIKADDRYWRADPLILPATFLISG